One window from the genome of Eriocheir sinensis breed Jianghai 21 chromosome 15, ASM2467909v1, whole genome shotgun sequence encodes:
- the LOC126999020 gene encoding dihydroorotate dehydrogenase (quinone), mitochondrial-like isoform X1: MSRPLSRLFFNKKFKKKIGDLVKIVTGSAVVFAGINIYYQNEKFYDAWVMPLLLSLDPETAHTLAVKAARYQLVPEAKLKESCLLECHLFNMNFKTPIGLAAGFDKHGEAVEGLWKMGFGFVEVGSVTPEPQPGNPQPRVFRLNSDSAIINRYGFNSEGHEAVLSRLRQLPPPGQRGGAILGVNLGKNKTSDDHVKDYTLGVYRFGPVADYLVVNVSSPNTPGLRSLQSRDQLEKLIEAVAEARDNLPGQHKPPLLLKIAPDLTVADMQDIAAIALQGKVDGLIVTNTTVTRPSSLTSPECGEVGGLSGQPLKALSTHMIKQIYFLTQGKVPIIGVGGIASGRDAYEKIRAGASLVQLYTGLVYHGPSLITKITDELEQLLRQDGFISLREAVGADISTK, encoded by the exons ATGTCACGACCGCTAAGCAGACTTTTCTTCAACAAAAAGTTCAAG AAAAAAATTGGGGACTTGGTGAAAATAGTAACTGGCAGTGCAGTGGTGTTTGCTGGTATTAACATTTACTACCAGAATGAAAAATTTTATGATGCCTGGGTGATGCCTCTGCTCCTCTCCCTTGACCCTGAAACAGCACACACCTTGGCAGTGAAGGCAGCACGGTACCAACTGGTGCCAGAAGCCAAATTAAAGGAGTCCTGCCTTCTG GAGTGTCATCTATTCAACATGAATTTCAAGACGCCTATTGGGCTGGCTGCAGGGTTCGATAAGCATGGAGAGGCTGTGGAAGGACTATGGAAGATGGGCTTTGGCTTTGTAGAAGTGGGCTCTGTGACACCTGAACCTCAGCCTGGTAACCCACAACCCAGAGTATTCCGCCTTAACTCAGATTCTGCTATCATCAACAG ATATGGCTTTAACAGTGAGGGCCATGAAGCAGTGCTGTCACGCCTGAGGCAGCTGCCACCCCCAGGCCAGAGAGGAGGGGCTATCCTGGGAGTCAACCTTGGCAAAAATAAAACCTCAGATGATCATGTGAAGGACTACACTCTTGGGGTCTACAGGTTTGGTCCTGTGGCAGACTATCTGGTGGTGAATGTGTCCAG CCCAAATACCCCAGGACTAAGGAGCCTACAAAGTCGGGATCAACTGGAGAAGTTGATTGAAGCTGTGGCTGAAGCTCGGGACAACCTTCCAGGCCAACACAAGCCTCCACTGCTCCTCAAAATTGCTCCAGATCTCACTGTTGCTGATATGCAAGATATAGCTGCTATTGCTCTGCAGGGGAAA GTTGATGGGCTGATCGTGACCAACACAACTGTAACACGTCCTTCTTCCCTGACTAGCCCAGAGTGTGGGGAGGTTGGTGGCCTGAGTGGTCAGCCCCTCAAGGCCCTTTCCACACACATGATCAAGCAAATTTACTTCCTCACACAAG GTAAAGTGCCTATCATTGGGGTTGGAGGAATTGCCAGTGGCCGTGATGCGTATGAGAAGATTCGAGCTGGAGCAAGCTTGGTTCAGCTGTACACTGGCTTAGTCTACCATGGCCCATCATTGATCACCAAGATCACTGATGAGCTGGAGCAACTTTTAAG ACAAGATGGCTTCATCTCTTTAAGAGAAGCAGTTGGTGCTGATATTTCTACAAAATAA
- the LOC126999020 gene encoding dihydroorotate dehydrogenase (quinone), mitochondrial-like isoform X4, whose amino-acid sequence MNFKTPIGLAAGFDKHGEAVEGLWKMGFGFVEVGSVTPEPQPGNPQPRVFRLNSDSAIINRYGFNSEGHEAVLSRLRQLPPPGQRGGAILGVNLGKNKTSDDHVKDYTLGVYRFGPVADYLVVNVSSPNTPGLRSLQSRDQLEKLIEAVAEARDNLPGQHKPPLLLKIAPDLTVADMQDIAAIALQGKVDGLIVTNTTVTRPSSLTSPECGEVGGLSGQPLKALSTHMIKQIYFLTQGKVPIIGVGGIASGRDAYEKIRAGASLVQLYTGLVYHGPSLITKITDELEQLLRQDGFISLREAVGADISTK is encoded by the exons ATGAATTTCAAGACGCCTATTGGGCTGGCTGCAGGGTTCGATAAGCATGGAGAGGCTGTGGAAGGACTATGGAAGATGGGCTTTGGCTTTGTAGAAGTGGGCTCTGTGACACCTGAACCTCAGCCTGGTAACCCACAACCCAGAGTATTCCGCCTTAACTCAGATTCTGCTATCATCAACAG ATATGGCTTTAACAGTGAGGGCCATGAAGCAGTGCTGTCACGCCTGAGGCAGCTGCCACCCCCAGGCCAGAGAGGAGGGGCTATCCTGGGAGTCAACCTTGGCAAAAATAAAACCTCAGATGATCATGTGAAGGACTACACTCTTGGGGTCTACAGGTTTGGTCCTGTGGCAGACTATCTGGTGGTGAATGTGTCCAG CCCAAATACCCCAGGACTAAGGAGCCTACAAAGTCGGGATCAACTGGAGAAGTTGATTGAAGCTGTGGCTGAAGCTCGGGACAACCTTCCAGGCCAACACAAGCCTCCACTGCTCCTCAAAATTGCTCCAGATCTCACTGTTGCTGATATGCAAGATATAGCTGCTATTGCTCTGCAGGGGAAA GTTGATGGGCTGATCGTGACCAACACAACTGTAACACGTCCTTCTTCCCTGACTAGCCCAGAGTGTGGGGAGGTTGGTGGCCTGAGTGGTCAGCCCCTCAAGGCCCTTTCCACACACATGATCAAGCAAATTTACTTCCTCACACAAG GTAAAGTGCCTATCATTGGGGTTGGAGGAATTGCCAGTGGCCGTGATGCGTATGAGAAGATTCGAGCTGGAGCAAGCTTGGTTCAGCTGTACACTGGCTTAGTCTACCATGGCCCATCATTGATCACCAAGATCACTGATGAGCTGGAGCAACTTTTAAG ACAAGATGGCTTCATCTCTTTAAGAGAAGCAGTTGGTGCTGATATTTCTACAAAATAA
- the LOC126999020 gene encoding dihydroorotate dehydrogenase (quinone), mitochondrial-like isoform X2, translating into MSRPLSRLFFNKKFKECHLFNMNFKTPIGLAAGFDKHGEAVEGLWKMGFGFVEVGSVTPEPQPGNPQPRVFRLNSDSAIINRYGFNSEGHEAVLSRLRQLPPPGQRGGAILGVNLGKNKTSDDHVKDYTLGVYRFGPVADYLVVNVSSPNTPGLRSLQSRDQLEKLIEAVAEARDNLPGQHKPPLLLKIAPDLTVADMQDIAAIALQGKVDGLIVTNTTVTRPSSLTSPECGEVGGLSGQPLKALSTHMIKQIYFLTQGKVPIIGVGGIASGRDAYEKIRAGASLVQLYTGLVYHGPSLITKITDELEQLLRQDGFISLREAVGADISTK; encoded by the exons ATGTCACGACCGCTAAGCAGACTTTTCTTCAACAAAAAGTTCAAG GAGTGTCATCTATTCAACATGAATTTCAAGACGCCTATTGGGCTGGCTGCAGGGTTCGATAAGCATGGAGAGGCTGTGGAAGGACTATGGAAGATGGGCTTTGGCTTTGTAGAAGTGGGCTCTGTGACACCTGAACCTCAGCCTGGTAACCCACAACCCAGAGTATTCCGCCTTAACTCAGATTCTGCTATCATCAACAG ATATGGCTTTAACAGTGAGGGCCATGAAGCAGTGCTGTCACGCCTGAGGCAGCTGCCACCCCCAGGCCAGAGAGGAGGGGCTATCCTGGGAGTCAACCTTGGCAAAAATAAAACCTCAGATGATCATGTGAAGGACTACACTCTTGGGGTCTACAGGTTTGGTCCTGTGGCAGACTATCTGGTGGTGAATGTGTCCAG CCCAAATACCCCAGGACTAAGGAGCCTACAAAGTCGGGATCAACTGGAGAAGTTGATTGAAGCTGTGGCTGAAGCTCGGGACAACCTTCCAGGCCAACACAAGCCTCCACTGCTCCTCAAAATTGCTCCAGATCTCACTGTTGCTGATATGCAAGATATAGCTGCTATTGCTCTGCAGGGGAAA GTTGATGGGCTGATCGTGACCAACACAACTGTAACACGTCCTTCTTCCCTGACTAGCCCAGAGTGTGGGGAGGTTGGTGGCCTGAGTGGTCAGCCCCTCAAGGCCCTTTCCACACACATGATCAAGCAAATTTACTTCCTCACACAAG GTAAAGTGCCTATCATTGGGGTTGGAGGAATTGCCAGTGGCCGTGATGCGTATGAGAAGATTCGAGCTGGAGCAAGCTTGGTTCAGCTGTACACTGGCTTAGTCTACCATGGCCCATCATTGATCACCAAGATCACTGATGAGCTGGAGCAACTTTTAAG ACAAGATGGCTTCATCTCTTTAAGAGAAGCAGTTGGTGCTGATATTTCTACAAAATAA
- the LOC126999020 gene encoding dihydroorotate dehydrogenase (quinone), mitochondrial-like isoform X3, with protein sequence MSFTKECHLFNMNFKTPIGLAAGFDKHGEAVEGLWKMGFGFVEVGSVTPEPQPGNPQPRVFRLNSDSAIINRYGFNSEGHEAVLSRLRQLPPPGQRGGAILGVNLGKNKTSDDHVKDYTLGVYRFGPVADYLVVNVSSPNTPGLRSLQSRDQLEKLIEAVAEARDNLPGQHKPPLLLKIAPDLTVADMQDIAAIALQGKVDGLIVTNTTVTRPSSLTSPECGEVGGLSGQPLKALSTHMIKQIYFLTQGKVPIIGVGGIASGRDAYEKIRAGASLVQLYTGLVYHGPSLITKITDELEQLLRQDGFISLREAVGADISTK encoded by the exons ATGAGTTTCACGAAG GAGTGTCATCTATTCAACATGAATTTCAAGACGCCTATTGGGCTGGCTGCAGGGTTCGATAAGCATGGAGAGGCTGTGGAAGGACTATGGAAGATGGGCTTTGGCTTTGTAGAAGTGGGCTCTGTGACACCTGAACCTCAGCCTGGTAACCCACAACCCAGAGTATTCCGCCTTAACTCAGATTCTGCTATCATCAACAG ATATGGCTTTAACAGTGAGGGCCATGAAGCAGTGCTGTCACGCCTGAGGCAGCTGCCACCCCCAGGCCAGAGAGGAGGGGCTATCCTGGGAGTCAACCTTGGCAAAAATAAAACCTCAGATGATCATGTGAAGGACTACACTCTTGGGGTCTACAGGTTTGGTCCTGTGGCAGACTATCTGGTGGTGAATGTGTCCAG CCCAAATACCCCAGGACTAAGGAGCCTACAAAGTCGGGATCAACTGGAGAAGTTGATTGAAGCTGTGGCTGAAGCTCGGGACAACCTTCCAGGCCAACACAAGCCTCCACTGCTCCTCAAAATTGCTCCAGATCTCACTGTTGCTGATATGCAAGATATAGCTGCTATTGCTCTGCAGGGGAAA GTTGATGGGCTGATCGTGACCAACACAACTGTAACACGTCCTTCTTCCCTGACTAGCCCAGAGTGTGGGGAGGTTGGTGGCCTGAGTGGTCAGCCCCTCAAGGCCCTTTCCACACACATGATCAAGCAAATTTACTTCCTCACACAAG GTAAAGTGCCTATCATTGGGGTTGGAGGAATTGCCAGTGGCCGTGATGCGTATGAGAAGATTCGAGCTGGAGCAAGCTTGGTTCAGCTGTACACTGGCTTAGTCTACCATGGCCCATCATTGATCACCAAGATCACTGATGAGCTGGAGCAACTTTTAAG ACAAGATGGCTTCATCTCTTTAAGAGAAGCAGTTGGTGCTGATATTTCTACAAAATAA
- the LOC126999020 gene encoding dihydroorotate dehydrogenase (quinone), mitochondrial-like isoform X5, which translates to MSRPLSRLFFNKKFKKKIGDLVKIVTGSAVVFAGINIYYQNEKFYDAWVMPLLLSLDPETAHTLAVKAARYQLVPEAKLKESCLLECHLFNMNFKTPIGLAAGFDKHGEAVEGLWKMGFGFVEVGSVTPEPQPGNPQPRVFRLNSDSAIINRYGFNSEGHEAVLSRLRQLPPPGQRGGAILGVNLGKNKTSDDHVKDYTLGVYRFGPVADYLVVNVSR; encoded by the exons ATGTCACGACCGCTAAGCAGACTTTTCTTCAACAAAAAGTTCAAG AAAAAAATTGGGGACTTGGTGAAAATAGTAACTGGCAGTGCAGTGGTGTTTGCTGGTATTAACATTTACTACCAGAATGAAAAATTTTATGATGCCTGGGTGATGCCTCTGCTCCTCTCCCTTGACCCTGAAACAGCACACACCTTGGCAGTGAAGGCAGCACGGTACCAACTGGTGCCAGAAGCCAAATTAAAGGAGTCCTGCCTTCTG GAGTGTCATCTATTCAACATGAATTTCAAGACGCCTATTGGGCTGGCTGCAGGGTTCGATAAGCATGGAGAGGCTGTGGAAGGACTATGGAAGATGGGCTTTGGCTTTGTAGAAGTGGGCTCTGTGACACCTGAACCTCAGCCTGGTAACCCACAACCCAGAGTATTCCGCCTTAACTCAGATTCTGCTATCATCAACAG ATATGGCTTTAACAGTGAGGGCCATGAAGCAGTGCTGTCACGCCTGAGGCAGCTGCCACCCCCAGGCCAGAGAGGAGGGGCTATCCTGGGAGTCAACCTTGGCAAAAATAAAACCTCAGATGATCATGTGAAGGACTACACTCTTGGGGTCTACAGGTTTGGTCCTGTGGCAGACTATCTGGTGGTGAATGTGTCCAG GTAA